A window of Paenibacillus phoenicis genomic DNA:
AGCCGCTGACTGACGAGAAACGATTGTTGCCTCGGGAAACAAGGGGGCAGCGATGGTCCGCGCTCTTCAAGGTTGCGCTGCCGATCAGCTTGGCCTCGCTTGGGGTGCCGCTGATCAGCCTGGTGGATACGTTCACGCTGCCGCGGCTGCTTTCCGCCCATGGGGAGGAGCTGCAGATCATGGCCCAGGTGGGGATTTACAACCGGGGTATCCCGTTGGTTCAGCTCGTCACGATGCTGGCGACGTCGCTGTCGGTGTTGTTTGTGCCCGCGATGGCCGAGCTGCAGATGAAGGGAGATACCGGGGCGATCCGGCGTCAGGTGCAGCTGGCCTTGCGCTGGTTCTGGCTGATCGGCCTGGCGGCTTCGCTGGGCCTGGCCTTGCTGGCTGCGCCCATCAACGTCATGCTGTACGAGGATGCGGCGGGATCGGCCACCTTGGCTTGGGTGGCCTGGACGGCGGCGCCCGGCGCGCTGGTCGCGGCGACGAGTGCCCTGTTACAGGGCCTCGGCCACGTGCGCGCCCCGGCGCTGCACCTGCTCGCTGCGGCATTGCTCAAGACCGCGTTAAACGCGGTGCTCGTGCCGCAGCTTGGCATCACCGGCGCCGCCATCGCCGGCGTCGCCGCGTACGGCGCAGCAGCGGCGCTGAACGCCGCGCTGCTGCTGCGCCGGGTCCAGCTGCGTCCGCGCCTGCGGGACGCGCTGCTGCGCCCGGCGGCGGCCGCCCTGGCGATGGCCGCCGCGGTGCTGGCGCTGCGCCTCGCCGCCGCCGAGCTGCCCGCAGGCCGCGGGGGGGCCGCGGCCGTGAGCCTGCTCGGCGTGCTGCTTGGCGCAGCCGTGTTCGTCGCAGCCGTGCTGCGCACACGGCTGCTCAGCGCGGCAGAGCTGGGCGCCCTGCCGCGGATCGGCCCGAAGCTGCTGACGCTGCTTCGGAAGCTGCGGCTGCTGCCGTAGCGCTCTGCGCAGCTTGCTGCTTGCCGTTGCAGCGGAACTTACTGCGGTTACCGCCGGATGGCGCAGAAAATTTCAGTTTCGCCGCCAGCAATGGTATAGTAATAACATGCTGAACGGACAGGGAGTGAAAGGCATAACATGAGCGCAACCATTACAGTGGTCGGCCTCGGCTCGGGAGATCCCGACCGGCTGACCTTAGGCAGCCTGAAGCGGCTGCAGGAGGCGGAAGAACGTTACGTCCGGACGAAGGACCATCCGGTGGTGGACTGGCTGGAGCAGACGGGCGTCCAATTTACTTCGTTCGACGAGGTGTATGAAGCGAAGGACGATTTTCCTTCCGTTTATGAGGAGATTGCCTCCAGACTGTTAGCGCGGGCTGAAGCAGGGCGACAGGGAGAGAATATCGTATACGCTGTTCCTGGGCATCCGCTGGTTGCCGAAGCGACGGTGAAGCTGTTGCGGGAACGCTGTCCGGAGCATGGAATCTCGCTCGATATCATCGGCGGGGAGAGCTTCCTGGACGAGGCCTTCGTTCGTCTGGGCTTCGATCCGATCGAAGGGTTCCTCCTGTTAGACGCCTCGGAGGTCCGGGGGGAAGCGATCGATCCGAGACGGCATACATTAATAGGGCAAGTTTATGACCAGATCACTGCTTCGGAAGTCAAGCTGGGGTTAATGGAGCTGCTGCCTGACGATTATCCGGTCGTTGTGGGACATGCCCTTGGGGTGGCGGGACAGGAGCGGATCGAGCGGGTTCCGCTGTTTGAACTGGATCGTATGACCGGCTACGGGAACCTGTCTCTGGTCTATGTGCCGGCCAGCGAGGACGATACGCTTCGCAACCGCAGCTTCCAGCGGCTTCATGAGATCGTGTCGATTTTGCGCAGTCCGGGTGGATGTCCGTGGGATCGCGAGCAGACGCATGAATCGATTCGCAAAAATCTCATCGAAGAAACCTACGAGGTGCTGGAGACGATCGACGACGACGATCCCGACCACATGCGTGAGGAGCTTGGCGATCTGCTGCTGCAAATCATGCTCCATTCCCAGATGGAGGAGGAGACCGGCACTTTTACGGTGTATGATGTCATCCAGGAGCTGAATGAGAAGCTGATTTACCGCCATCCGCATGTCTTCGGCAATTTGAGTGCGGAGGATGCCGAGGCGGCGCTGAACAACTGGGAAGCGATGAAGGCCGAGGAGAAGAAACGCAAAGGCATCCAGCCGGAGCGCCAATCGGTCATCAGCGGGGTGCCGCGTGATTTGCCGGCATTGATGAAGGCATACAAGCTCCAGAAGAAGGCGGCCAAGGCCGGATTCGATTGGGAGGATATCGACGGGGTTTGGTCCAAGCTGGAGGAGGAGATCCGCGAGCTGAAGGAAGCCGTCGCGCAAAAGCAAGATCCTGAGTCGCAGGAGCTGGAGCTGGGCGACGTGCTGTTCTCGGTGGTGAATGCTGCCCGGTACATCGGAGTTGATCCGGAGCAAGCCCTCTCGCGGACGATCCGCAAATTTACGGAGCGGTTCCATTATGTCGAGGAACGGCTTCGCGAACAGGGCAAAACACCTGGCGACAGCACATTAGCCGAAATGGACGCCTTATGGGACGAAGCTAAGTCGAAAGAACGGGAATGATGGGAGAAAAGGACTAAATTTCAGTTTTTTTGAGAAAAAAACAAAAAAAAGTTCCTAAGAGTGCAGGATTTTTCAAATCAAGCAAGAATACTCATACAAAGATAACCATCTGGCGCTGGGTAGGCTTGAAGGCAGGCCTGAAGCCTATAGTGCCAAGGTATCACCTATTTCTTTAATTATTGGGAGGCATTATTAATGAACAAAACAGATCTGATCAACAACATTTCCAGCAAAAGCGGTTTGACGAAAAAAGACGTTGAATCCGTATTGAATGGTTTTCTCGGCGAAATTACCGATGCACTTGCTAGCGGCGACAAAGTTCAACTGATCGGCTTCGGTACATTCGAAACTCGCAAACGCTCCGGTCGTACGGGCCGCAACCCGCAAACCGGCAAAACAATCGAAATCCCAGCTTCCACAGTTCCGGCATTCAAAGCGGGCAACAAACTTAAAGAAGCTGTAAAATAATGCGTCTCGATAAATTCCTGAAGGTATCGCGGCTGATCAAGCGGCGCACCGTGGCGAAGGACGTCTCCGAACAAGGCAGAGTTCTGATCAACGGGCGCGAATCCAAACCGAGCAGTACGGTGAAGGTGGGCGACGAAATTACGGTTCAATTCGGCCAGAAGCTGGTGACCGTGCGCGTCGAACGTCTGGTCGAAACGACTCGTAAGGATGAAGCTGCTTCGATGTATACCTTAATCAAGGAAGAGCCCATCGCAAAAGAGACCGGTCTGGACTGGTCCTGACATAGTGACGCTCAGAGCATGTTCCGTTTCTTCGGGGCATGCTCTTTTTTAACCTCATGAGGTGTAAAAAATATCCTAGCCAAACTGTGAATTCATGATAATATAGTAAATACACTTACTAATGTTTTCGATAAGCACACATCTGCTTCTTAGAGAACACCTCTGAATCAACCTCATGTTTAAATCATCGACGCTGCACATGCGGCACACCTCTACGAAATGAAATCGCGCCTAACGATCAAGCAACTTTCATACTAACGATCGAACAACCAAACGAAGCAGGAAATGAAGAAACAGGCAACAACAAACCAACTAGAGCAGCAGATCCTATCGTCGCTCAGGCTGCAGCTCACTATTCAGAAACCGGGGTGATCCAATCAACGAAGATAATTTAAAACGCTTACAAAGTGAAAATATTCACAACTATTTCGTTCATCATTTTTCACGACAGCCATAGGGTATACCAAGGTCCATAATCCAGTCTATCCAAAGGATGATTGCCTGATGAAACAGCTCGTGCACAAGCTCTATGCGCGGGGAGAGCTCTCCAAGGAGGAGCTCGTCGATCTACTGGAGCATATGGATGTCGAAACGCGCAAGGAGCTCTTCCGATTGGCCCGTCTAAGGCGGGAGCAGGCTTACGGGGACAAGGTGTATATGCGCGGTTTGATTGAATTTTCAAGCTACTGCCGGCGGAACTGCTTGTATTGCGGACTGCGGGCCGGGAATCGCGAAGCGGAGCGTTATCGGCTCAGCCCGGAGGAGATTCTCGAATGCTGCCGGGAAGGATACGAGCTGGGCTTCCGCACGTTTGTGCTCCAAAGCGGGGAGGATCCCTGGTATACGGCCGATCTGCTGGCTGCCTTAATCCGGGAGATCAAAGCGGAGTTTCCGGATGCGGCCATCACCTTATCCATCGGCGAGCGGGAGGCGGAAACTTACCGATGGCTGTATGAAGCGGGGGCGGATCGCTTTTTGATGCGTCATGAAACCGCTTCCCGAAGGTTGTACCAGGCGCTGCATCCTTCAATGTCCTTTGATCACCGGCGCCAATGTTTGGAGACGCTGCAGTCGATCGGCTATCAAGTTGGTGCAGGCTTTATGGTCGGGTTGCCCGGCCAGACCGCGGAGGATTTAGCGGAGGACTTGAACTATCTCCAAACGCTAAACCCAGACATGATTGGCATTGGCCCGTTTATTCCCCATGATCAGACCCCGCTTGGCAATGCGAAGGCCGGATCGCTGGAGGATACACTGGTTATGGTCGCGCTGGCCCGCCTGTTCCTTCCCGAAGCCTTAATTCCCGCGACAACCGCGCTTGGTACGTTACACCCGGAAGGAAGGGAGTTGGCGCTGAAGGTCGGGGCCAATGTGGTCATGCCCAATCTGTCACCCGTTGCCGTCCGCAAGAAATACGCTTTGTACAACAACAAAATCTGCACGGGTGATGAATCCGCCCAGTGCAGGCATTGCCTTGAGCTCCGGATTGAAGCCGCGGGCTTTTCCGTAGATATGGGAAGGGGGGACAGCCTGAAGGCGCTGGCAAGCCGCCGTCATGCTTAGTCATCGTTGCACAGAAGTCGGTTGAGTCAAGAGATGAGGCATTTTTATTTCGTTATTATTCGTGAATTATTTCACAAAAAACGTAGAGGAGACATGGCGAATGAGCATATTGACCAAAACCAATGACCTTGGCTTTTTTGAAATTCGGCTGGAATCTATCGGCGGGCTCGGCGCCAATCTGGCCGGGAAGATGCTGGCGGAATCCGGGGTGCTTGGGCTCGGCCTAAATGGAGCAAGCTTCTCGTCTTATGGTTCGGAGAAGAAGGGCTCCCCGGTGAAGAGCTTTATCCGCTTTTGCGAGCCGGACGTGGAGATCCATGACCACAGCCCAATCGAGGAACCCCACGTCATCGGCGTGTTCCATGAAGCGTTGCACAAGACGGTAAATGTCCTAAGCGGCTTGAAGCCGGACGGAATCGTGTTGGTGAACTCAACCCGCGATTTTGAGGAAATTCGGCGCGACTTGAAGTTCCCTTACGGGACGCTCGCTGTGGTGGACGCGATGGGGATTGCCATTGACGAGCATACGAAGGTGAACACCTCGATGCTGGGGGCGTTGTTCCGGATATGCGATTTTTTGGATCCAGATTCGATGCGCGAAGTGATTCAGCATACATTCCAGAAAAAATACCCGCACTTGGTGGAGCCCAATCTGCGTACGTTCGACCGGGGGTATCATGAGGTGCGCTTCCAGACGATCCCGGCTCCCGAGGGGGTACAAGGGATACAATTCGAACGGCCGCAGCCGCTGCTCGGCTATAAGACGCAGGCGCCGGGCGGCATTATCCGGGCGCAGGGCAACAGCCTGCTGAAGGATTTGAGCGGCTCCCGACAGGGTTTTGTGCCGGAGCTGGATACGGACAGCTGCATCCATTGTGCTAACTGCGACTCGGTTTGTCCCGATCTGTGCTTCGTGTGGGAAGCTGGGGAGGACAAGAAGGGGCGCCCGCAAATGTTCTTGAGCGGAATCGACTACCAATATTGCAAAGGTTGCCTGAAATGCGTGGAAATCTGCCCAACGGGGGCGCTTAGCATGCGTCGGGAGGAACCCGGATATGCCGACAGCCACCGCGTCGCTCACGTCTTTCAGTAGAGGTTTTTTTCCAAGGTCAAGGTATTTTGAACTCGCAGAAGAGCCTAAAGGAGGACTTTATCGATGTCTATAACCGAAGAGAAAATCACGAAAATGACGCTGGCGGAACAAACGACGGCCTTCGAGTCAGGCAATGAAGCGGCAGCCATGGCGGCGGCTCAGATCAATTACCATGTGATGGGGTATTTTCCGATCACGCCGTCCACGGAGATCGCGCAAATACTGGACCAGAAGAAGTCGCAAGGCCTGCATGATATCCAGCTGATTGCAGCGGATGGGGAGCATGGCTCGGCGGGGATCTGTTACGGGGCAGCACTCGCTGGGGCTCGGGTGATCAATGCGACCAGCGCCAACGGGTTCATGTACATGATCGAACAGCTGCCGGTGCAGTCCGGGACGCGGTTCCCGATGGTGCTGAACCTGGTCACGCGCGCGATCAGCGGTCCGCTGGATATTCGCGGCGACCACTCCGATTTGTATTTCGCGCTGAACACCGGCTGGTTGATCCTGACGGCGAGCACCCCGCAAGCGGCATACGACATGAACATCATGGCGCTGAAGTGGTCGGAGCATCCAGAGGTTCGTCTGCCAGTGATCGTTGCCTATGACGGGTTCTTCACGTCTCATCAGAAACGGAAGTTAAGTTATTTCAAGGACGCCAAGACGGTCCGGGCGTTCGTAGGTGAAACGCCGCCGGTCGGATTTGATAACGTAGTCGATCCGTCGCGGCCGATCTCGGTTGGCGCGCATATGAACGGCGATGACCTATTGAATAACCACTACCAGCTGCACCTGGCTCAGGAGCGGGCAGCCGAAGTGTATCAACAAATTGCTGCCGAATATAAGGCGATTTCGGGACGCGATTACCCGGTGCTCGAATTGTATCAAATGGAGGATGCGGAGGTCGCTTTATTTCTGCTGAACTCGGCGGCGGAAACGGCCAAGATCATCGTGGATAAGCTGCGGGGTCAGGGGATTAAAGCGGGGCTCATTCGGCCGAACGTCATCCGGCCTTTCCCGGCGGAGGAGATCCGCACCGCGCTGCGGGGCGTCAAAGCGCTGCTGGTGGGGGAACGCGCCGATTCCTACGGCGGCAAAGGCGGCAATATGACGCATGAAATCCGCTCCGCGCTGAAGCTGGACCCGGCGAACCAAACGATCGTCTTGTCCCGCGTGTTTGGCCTGGGCGGTAAAGACTTCTATCCGGATGAAGCGGAAGCGTTCTTTAACCTGGCCGTTGAGGCGATGAACCAAGGCGAAGCTGCGGTGCCGTTCGATTATTTTGGGCAGGTGCCCGGGGATCCGGTGCACGAGCTCAAACCGATCTTGACGCCGCAGCACGGCGATGCCTTTAACAGCGGGCTGATTCAGGTGACGCCGGATGAGGCAACCGGCAAGCTGAAGGTGAAGCTGCCGCCGCTGCGCAGCCTGACGGCGAAGCCGAAGCGGCTGGCGCCGGGCCATGGGGCATGTCCGGGCTGCAGCGCGATCTCATCACTGGAGCTGTTTTACAAAGGGATTGAAGGTGACGTGGTCACGTTGTTCCAGACCGGTTGCTCGTACGTCGTTACGGCCGGGTACCCTTATACCTCGCATAAGCAAACATTCATCCACAACCTGTTCCAGAACGGGGCCGCAACCGTGGCCGGTGTCGTCGAAGCGTTCTGGGAGCGGAAGCGCCGCGGCGAGATCGACGTCTCGGATAACGTGACCTTTATCATGGTGACCGGTGATGGCGGGATGGACATTGGCATGGGGCCGGCGATCGGCTCGGCGCTGCGGAACCACAAGATGATTATTTTGGAATACGACAACGAAGGGTACATGAACACCGGCTCACAGCTCTCCTACTCCACGCCGCTGGGTCATCAGACCAGCACGTCCGGTGTAGGCAAGGCGCAGAAGGGGAAAGCGTTCCACCACAAGGATACTCCGCAGATCATGGCGGCGACGAATATCCCGTACGTGTTTACCGGGGCGGAAGCTTTCCCGCAGGACCTGATTATGAAGGCGGCCAAAGCGCAGTGGTACGCACAACATGAAGGCTTGGTTTACGGAAAAGTGCTTAGTACCTGTCCGCTCAACTGGCGGTCTGAGGATCAGCTCGGTACGAAAATCCTGCAAACGGCAGTAGACTCCTGCTTCTTCCCATTGTACGAAGTCGAGCATGGCGTGACGAACATCACCTACAATCCGGAGGCGAAAAACAAGCGGATCTCGCCGCAGGAATGGTTGAAGCTGATGGGTAAAACGAAGCACATGCTGCATGACCAGGAACTGCTGGATGCCTTCGAGGAAGAGGTCAACCGGCGTTGGGAACGGCTCAAGCTGAAGCACGAAAGTCCGCTGCTTTAAGGTCAGCATTCGGATGATGAAGGGAGAGAAAGCGAAGATGGAAGAGACTTGCCGTTGTGCGAAGGATGAGGAGCGGCTGCACCGGGTGGGGGAAATCATCGATCAGTTTCGCCAGCTGCCGGGCGCGCTGATCCCGGTGCTCCACGAAATTCAGGATTTGTATGGCTATCTGCCGGAGGAAGCGCTGCAGATCGTTTCGCGGGAGCTGGGAATGTCGATGGCTGAGATTTACGGGGTGGCGACGTTCTACTCTTTTTTCTCGCTGGAGCCCAAGGGAGAGCATATCATCCGCGTCTGCATGGGGACGGCTTGTTACATTAAGGGCGCGCAAGGGGTGCTGGATCGCTTGAGCCAGGAGCTGAACGTTCCGGTCCAAGGGACGACGGCCGACGGGAAATTCACGCTGGATGCGACCCGGTGTCTGGGGGCTTGCGGTTTAGCGCCGGTCATGACCATTGGGGAGAAAGTGCATGGCCGGCTGACGCCAAACGAGATACCGAAAATACTGAAGCAGATGCGCACACCTGTACAGACGCATTAGAAGGGATGGTGGAACGATGAAAACGTTGTTGGATCTCGAGGGCATTCGAACGTCGCAGCTTAGCCGGCTGGTCCGCCGTAAGCTGGGCAAGGTCGAGGCTGTTGAAGGGGGCGTTGCCGAGCGTTCTGTCATGATTTGCGGCGGCACAGGCTGTACCTCTTCGGACTCGATGTTCATTGCGGAAGCCTTTGAGCAAGCGGTGGCCAGCCAAGGGATTCAGGACAAAATCGAGATTGTCCGGACGGGCTGCTTTGGGCTGTGCGAGCTGGGGCCGGTCGTGATCATTTACCCGGAGGAGGTATTCTACAACCGGGTGAAGGTGAAGGACGTAGCGGAGATCGTCGACAAGCACCTGCTTCAGGGCAAAATCGTCGATCGCCTCGTCTACCGACAGTCGCTGGAGAAGGACGGGCGGATCAAGCCGCTGCATGAGGTCGACTTCTTCCGCAAACAGCAACGGATCGCGCTGCGTAACTGCGGGACGATCGATCCGGAGGACATTGACGAATATATCGCCATGAATGGGTATAAAGCGTTGCATAAGGTCCTGACGACGATGGAGCCGGCGCAGGTTGTCGCCGAGGTGAAGGAAGCAGGCCTTCGCGGACGCGGGGGCGGCGGGTTCCCGACCGGTATTAAGTGGGAGACGGCGGCGAAGCAGCAGACGGGGCCAAAATACATGATTTGCAACGCCGACGAGGGCGACCCGGGCGCGTTTATGGACCGCTCGATCCTGGAGGGCGATCCGCACTCTGTACTGGAAGGCATGGCGATCGCCGGCTACGCCATCGGAGCGAATCACGGCTTCATCTACGTACGGGCGGAATATCCGATCGCCGTGCGCCGGGTGCAGGCGGCGATTAAGCAGGCCCGGGATTACGGGCTGCTGGGCGAGGATTTGTTTGGCACCGGCTTCTCCTTTGATATCAGCGTCCGTCTGGGAGCTGGGGCGTTTGTCTGCGGGGAAGAGACGGCGCTGATGAACTCCGTCGAAGGCAAGCGCGGCATGCCGAACCCGAAACCGCCGTTCCCGGCCGTCAGCGGGTTATGGGGGCAGCCGACGGTGATCAATAATGTGGAGACGCTGGCTAACGTGCCGATCATTATGCTCAAGGGCGCTTCGTGGTATGCGAGCATCGGGACGGAAAAGAGTAAAGGCACCAAGGTCTTCGCCTTGGGCGGCAAAGTCGTCAACACCGGGCTGGTGGAGGTGCCGATGGGGATTACACTGCGCGATGTGATCTACGAAATCGGCGGCGGGATTCCCGGCGGCAAAGCGTTTAAAGCGGTGCAGACCGGGGGGCCGTCCGGCGGCTGCTTAACGAGCGAGCATCTCGATCGGCCGATCGATTACGATACGCTGCTCAGCTTGGGGTCGATGATGGGCTCGGGCGGCATGCTCGTGATGGACGAAGAGACGTGTATGGTCGACGTGGCCCGGTATTACCTCGACTTTACGCGTGACGAATCGTGCGGGAAATGCGCGCCTTGCCGGATCGGGACCAAACGCCTGCTGGAGATTTTGGAGAAAATCACGGAAGGCAAAGGAACGATGGAGGACCTGGAAGCGTTGGAGGAACTATCTGAGCAAATTAAGGCGGCTTCGCTGTGCGGGCTCGGCCAGACGGCGCCGAATCCGGTGCTGTCCACGCTGAAGTATTTTCGCGAGGAATATATCGCCCATGTGGTCGACAAGAAATGTCCTGCCGGCGTTTGCCGCTCGCTGATTACGTACACGATCGATCCGGAGAAATGCCGCGGCTGTACCCTTTGTGCCCGGAAGTGCCCGGCGGAAGCGATCTCGGGCGAGATGAAAGAGCCGCATGTCATCGATCCGCAGCTGTGCATCAAATGCGGAATTTGCTTCGACAGCTGCAAATTTGAAGCGATCTATAAGAGCTGAAGGGGGGAGAGTTCGAGCATGGATACGGTGAAATTATGGATTGACGATATGGAAACGGAAGTGCCGAAGGGAACAACGGTGCTCCAGGCTGCCAGCGGACTAGGCATTCACATTCCTACCCTTTGCCATCTGCAGGGCATGAACCACCCGTCCAGCTGCCGCGTCTGCTTGGTGGAGTCGGGCCCCCGCCTGATCGCTTCGTGCACGCTGGTGGCCGAGGACGGCATGCGGATTCGGACGAATACGCCGCGGGTGCGGAAAGCCCGCAAAACGACGGTTGAGCTGATTCTGTCGGATCACCATCGGGAATGTCTCACCTGCCTGCGCAGCGGAACCTGCGAGCTGCAGGAGGTGGCGAATCAAATTGGGGTGCGCGATGTGCGATATGCGGGAGGCAAGGCGCGGTCGACGGTTGATATCTCGTCGCCGTCGATCGTGCGCGACACTTCAAAATGCCTGCTGTGCGGCCGGTGCGTCTCCGTGTGCAGCGAGGTGCAGACTGTGGGGGCCATCGGGTTCACGAACCGCGGATTCAACACGGTGATTGGGCCGGCTTTGGGGCGGCCGATCGGCGAATCGGTCTGCGTGAACTGCGGGCAGTGCATCATGGCTTGTCCGGTTGGCGCGCTGCAGGAGCGGGAGAATGTGGGCGACGTGTGGCAGGCAATCGCTGACCCGCATAAATTCGTCGTTGTGCAGACGGCTCCGGCGGTGCGCGTCGCCTTGGGCGAGGAGTTCGGGATGCCGATCGGGACGCGGGTGACGGGCAAGATGGTCGCCGCGTTGCGCCGGCTTGGCTTCAACAAGGTGTTTGATACCGATTTTGCCGCCGACTTAACGATTATGGAGGAGGGCACCGAGCTGGTGCATCGCTTGGCCACCGGGGAGAACTTGCCGCTGATGACCTCCTGTTGTCCGGGCTGGGTGAAGTTTGTGGAGCATTTCTTCCCGGATATGATGGAGAATCTGTCGAGCTGCAAATCGCCGCATGAGATGGAAGGGGCGATGATCAAGAGCTATTTCGCCCAAACCATGGGGATCGATCCGGGGAACATTGTGGTGGTGTCGATCATGCCGTGTACGGCGAAGAAGTTTGAGGCACAGCGCGAGGAGCTGGCTCACGAGTCGTTACCGGACGTCGATTACGTGCTGACGACCCGGGAGCTTGCGCGGATGATCAAAGAGGCGGGGATCGATTTTGTGAACTTGAAGGGCGAGACGTTCGACAACCCGTTTGGCGAAGCTTCGGGGGCCGGCGTGATCTTCGGCGCGACCGGCGGGGTGGCCGAAGCGGCGCTTCGCACGGTGTTCGAGCTGGTCGCCGGCGAAGAGCTGGAGACGGTGGAATATACCGCAGTACGCGGAATGGACGGCATGAAGGAGACGACGGTGGAGCTGCCGGACGGCCGGATGATCCGCACGGCGGTGGTTCACGGGCTC
This region includes:
- a CDS encoding polysaccharide biosynthesis protein, coding for MMETKESLSSKLLKGAAVLSAAALITKLLGMLQKIPLQNIGGDGVFGIYNTVYPLYTLLVTLTTSGFQAAVAKFIAERQAPGLERERSEVLRLASATMLVLGVAFAVLLYFGAPVLSQLIGSSLLIPAFRGAAPALLLIPVAAALRGYFQGHQNMTPTAVSQVVEQAIRVTVMIVLLLALSRLGAADADLAGGALVGSSAGAAAGLAVMLLYWRGYTRSSLQRREAGPSAEADQPLTDEKRLLPRETRGQRWSALFKVALPISLASLGVPLISLVDTFTLPRLLSAHGEELQIMAQVGIYNRGIPLVQLVTMLATSLSVLFVPAMAELQMKGDTGAIRRQVQLALRWFWLIGLAASLGLALLAAPINVMLYEDAAGSATLAWVAWTAAPGALVAATSALLQGLGHVRAPALHLLAAALLKTALNAVLVPQLGITGAAIAGVAAYGAAAALNAALLLRRVQLRPRLRDALLRPAAAALAMAAAVLALRLAAAELPAGRGGAAAVSLLGVLLGAAVFVAAVLRTRLLSAAELGALPRIGPKLLTLLRKLRLLP
- the yabN gene encoding bifunctional methyltransferase/pyrophosphohydrolase YabN produces the protein MSATITVVGLGSGDPDRLTLGSLKRLQEAEERYVRTKDHPVVDWLEQTGVQFTSFDEVYEAKDDFPSVYEEIASRLLARAEAGRQGENIVYAVPGHPLVAEATVKLLRERCPEHGISLDIIGGESFLDEAFVRLGFDPIEGFLLLDASEVRGEAIDPRRHTLIGQVYDQITASEVKLGLMELLPDDYPVVVGHALGVAGQERIERVPLFELDRMTGYGNLSLVYVPASEDDTLRNRSFQRLHEIVSILRSPGGCPWDREQTHESIRKNLIEETYEVLETIDDDDPDHMREELGDLLLQIMLHSQMEEETGTFTVYDVIQELNEKLIYRHPHVFGNLSAEDAEAALNNWEAMKAEEKKRKGIQPERQSVISGVPRDLPALMKAYKLQKKAAKAGFDWEDIDGVWSKLEEEIRELKEAVAQKQDPESQELELGDVLFSVVNAARYIGVDPEQALSRTIRKFTERFHYVEERLREQGKTPGDSTLAEMDALWDEAKSKERE
- a CDS encoding HU family DNA-binding protein yields the protein MNKTDLINNISSKSGLTKKDVESVLNGFLGEITDALASGDKVQLIGFGTFETRKRSGRTGRNPQTGKTIEIPASTVPAFKAGNKLKEAVK
- a CDS encoding RNA-binding S4 domain-containing protein produces the protein MRLDKFLKVSRLIKRRTVAKDVSEQGRVLINGRESKPSSTVKVGDEITVQFGQKLVTVRVERLVETTRKDEAASMYTLIKEEPIAKETGLDWS
- the hydE gene encoding [FeFe] hydrogenase H-cluster radical SAM maturase HydE — encoded protein: MKQLVHKLYARGELSKEELVDLLEHMDVETRKELFRLARLRREQAYGDKVYMRGLIEFSSYCRRNCLYCGLRAGNREAERYRLSPEEILECCREGYELGFRTFVLQSGEDPWYTADLLAALIREIKAEFPDAAITLSIGEREAETYRWLYEAGADRFLMRHETASRRLYQALHPSMSFDHRRQCLETLQSIGYQVGAGFMVGLPGQTAEDLAEDLNYLQTLNPDMIGIGPFIPHDQTPLGNAKAGSLEDTLVMVALARLFLPEALIPATTALGTLHPEGRELALKVGANVVMPNLSPVAVRKKYALYNNKICTGDESAQCRHCLELRIEAAGFSVDMGRGDSLKALASRRHA
- a CDS encoding 2-oxoacid:acceptor oxidoreductase family protein, whose translation is MSILTKTNDLGFFEIRLESIGGLGANLAGKMLAESGVLGLGLNGASFSSYGSEKKGSPVKSFIRFCEPDVEIHDHSPIEEPHVIGVFHEALHKTVNVLSGLKPDGIVLVNSTRDFEEIRRDLKFPYGTLAVVDAMGIAIDEHTKVNTSMLGALFRICDFLDPDSMREVIQHTFQKKYPHLVEPNLRTFDRGYHEVRFQTIPAPEGVQGIQFERPQPLLGYKTQAPGGIIRAQGNSLLKDLSGSRQGFVPELDTDSCIHCANCDSVCPDLCFVWEAGEDKKGRPQMFLSGIDYQYCKGCLKCVEICPTGALSMRREEPGYADSHRVAHVFQ
- a CDS encoding thiamine pyrophosphate-dependent enzyme gives rise to the protein MSITEEKITKMTLAEQTTAFESGNEAAAMAAAQINYHVMGYFPITPSTEIAQILDQKKSQGLHDIQLIAADGEHGSAGICYGAALAGARVINATSANGFMYMIEQLPVQSGTRFPMVLNLVTRAISGPLDIRGDHSDLYFALNTGWLILTASTPQAAYDMNIMALKWSEHPEVRLPVIVAYDGFFTSHQKRKLSYFKDAKTVRAFVGETPPVGFDNVVDPSRPISVGAHMNGDDLLNNHYQLHLAQERAAEVYQQIAAEYKAISGRDYPVLELYQMEDAEVALFLLNSAAETAKIIVDKLRGQGIKAGLIRPNVIRPFPAEEIRTALRGVKALLVGERADSYGGKGGNMTHEIRSALKLDPANQTIVLSRVFGLGGKDFYPDEAEAFFNLAVEAMNQGEAAVPFDYFGQVPGDPVHELKPILTPQHGDAFNSGLIQVTPDEATGKLKVKLPPLRSLTAKPKRLAPGHGACPGCSAISSLELFYKGIEGDVVTLFQTGCSYVVTAGYPYTSHKQTFIHNLFQNGAATVAGVVEAFWERKRRGEIDVSDNVTFIMVTGDGGMDIGMGPAIGSALRNHKMIILEYDNEGYMNTGSQLSYSTPLGHQTSTSGVGKAQKGKAFHHKDTPQIMAATNIPYVFTGAEAFPQDLIMKAAKAQWYAQHEGLVYGKVLSTCPLNWRSEDQLGTKILQTAVDSCFFPLYEVEHGVTNITYNPEAKNKRISPQEWLKLMGKTKHMLHDQELLDAFEEEVNRRWERLKLKHESPLL
- the nuoE gene encoding NADH-quinone oxidoreductase subunit NuoE, yielding MEETCRCAKDEERLHRVGEIIDQFRQLPGALIPVLHEIQDLYGYLPEEALQIVSRELGMSMAEIYGVATFYSFFSLEPKGEHIIRVCMGTACYIKGAQGVLDRLSQELNVPVQGTTADGKFTLDATRCLGACGLAPVMTIGEKVHGRLTPNEIPKILKQMRTPVQTH